One Pyrus communis chromosome 4, drPyrComm1.1, whole genome shotgun sequence genomic region harbors:
- the LOC137732076 gene encoding very-long-chain 3-oxoacyl-CoA reductase 1-like, translating into MEFQQFFLVAVSTLGVISLCKSFINFLRWVWLMLLRPPKNLKEYGSWALITGPTDGIGKALAFEMASKGLNLVLVGRNPSKLEATSNEIHEKYGEKIHTKNIAIDLAQFTGQEIADAIEEGIKGLDVGILVNNAGVAYPYARFFHEVDLELMESIVKVNMEAATWITRAVLPVMLRKKKGAIVNIGSASSETLPSYPLYTVYAASKAYISMFSKCISLEYKQQGIDIQCQIPSLVATKMTKMKPTSFFIASPEMYSKASMRCIGYEHLCTPYLSHSVQWFVTNALPDVLLNAIMFKYFIGMRKRGQLKESRNKAI; encoded by the exons ATGGAATTCCAACAGTTTTTCCTAGTGGCAGTAAGCACTCTAGGGGTCATCTCTCTCTGCAAATCCTTCATCAATTTTCTCAGATGGGTCTGGCTCATGCTCCTCAGACCCCCAAAGAATCTCAAGGAGTACGGCTCGTGGGCTCTCATCACTGGCCCCACTGACGGAATCGGAAAAGCCCTAGCATTCGAAATGGCTTCCAAGGGTCTTAACCTAGTTTTGGTTGGTCGAAACCCTTCGAAGCTCGAAGCAACCTCCAACGAAATACACGAAAAGTACGGTGAAAAAATTCACACCAAGAATATTGCCATTGATTTGGCACAGTTTACTGGGCAGGAAATTGCTGATGCGATAGAGGAAGGAATAAAAGGGCTTGACGTGGGCATTTTGGTAAATAACGCTGGGGTGGCTTACCCTTATGCAAGGTTTTTTCATGAGGTTGATCTGGAGCTGATGGAGAGCATTGTGAAGGTGAACATGGAGGCTGCCACGTGGATCACTAGGGCAGTGCTTCCGGTTAtgctgaggaagaagaaaggagcAATTGTTAACATTGGTTCTGCCTCCTCGGAGACCCTCCCTTCTTACCCTCTATACACTGTTTATGCTGCTTCCAAAGC GTACATATCAATGTTCTCAAAATGCATTAGTTTGGAGTACAAGCAGCAAGGAATTGACATTCAGTGCCAG ATTCCTAGTTTGGTGGCAACAAAGATGACAAAGATGAAGCCGACTTCCTTCTTCATTGCATCACCAGAGATGTATAGCAAAGCAAGCATGAGATGCATTGGTTATGAGCATCTGTGCACACCCTACTTGAGCCATTCTGTGCAGTGGTTCGTAACAAATGCACTGCCTGATGTGTTGTTGAATGCGATCATGTTTAAGTATTTCATTGGGATGCGAAAGAGAGGCCAATTGAAGGAGTCGCGAAACAAAGCAATTTAG
- the LOC137730619 gene encoding uncharacterized protein → MKNNTPTFKYLFLSLLLLTLPILLLVLRLQPHNLHRTAATSVATTHNKILPVIQPESQQETETNTTSAKDIRIRPGYTSYEAYLERQVNKTNNPRLRQLWTTRDWDRKIQVFSQVFQQMKRQNLLTDNCKALCIGARVGQEVEALKRVGVSDSVGIDLVPFPPLVVKGDFHNQPFGDDTFDFEFSNVFDHALYPRKFVSEIERTLRPGGVCVLHVAISRRTDKYSANDLYSVKPLVAMFRRSKLVHVKEVDGFGANTEVVFQKRQKGSPSNGPN, encoded by the coding sequence ATGAAAAACAACACTCCGACTTTCAAGTACTtgttcctctctctcctccttctcaCTCTTCCCATTCTCCTTCTCGTCCTCCGTCTCCAACCCCACAACCTCCACAGGACGGCCGCCACCTCCGTCGCCACTACACACAATAAAATCCTCCCGGTTATACAACCCGAATCCCAACAAGAAACAGAAACCAATACCACATCCGCTAAAGACATCCGAATCCGACCAGGCTACACCTCCTACGAAGCCTACCTCGAGCGGCAGGTCAACAAAACCAACAACCCTAGGCTCCGCCAGTTATGGACCACACGCGACTGGGACCGAAAAATCCAAGTCTTCTCCCAAGTCTTCCAACAAATGAAGCGCCAGAACCTCCTCACCGACAATTGCAAGGCCCTCTGCATCGGGGCTAGAGTCGGCCAGGAGGTTGAGGCGTTGAAGCGAGTCGGGGTGTCCGACTCGGTCGGCATCGACCTCGTACCGTTCCCTCCGCTCGTGGTCAAGGGCGACTTCCACAACCAGCCGTTCGGCGACGACACCTTCGACTTCGAGTTCTCGAACGTGTTCGACCACGCTCTGTACCCGCGGAAGTTCGTTTCCGAGATCGAACGGACGTTGAGGCCCGGCGGGGTCTGCGTTTTACACGTGGCAATCTCGCGGCGGACGGATAAGTACTCGGCGAATGATCTGTATAGCGTGAAGCCGTTGGTGGCGATGTTTCGGAGGAGTAAGTTGGTTCATGTCAAGGAGGTTGACGGTTTTGGGGCAAACACGGAGGTGGTTTTTCAGAAACGGCAAAAGGGGAGCCCATCCAACGGTCCCAATTGA
- the LOC137732123 gene encoding uncharacterized protein, translated as MRKENLSLVSHTAEATVFVDTSLGTHIAVTIDPNDTVSALKRKIEHEHLLCFTRAGKIEVEALKVKRKGFFYHLSDSMVVRNAFRVNNNWFVSADAKDVRGKRLSNFNDSMPLLLEGNKRAEEKVNIADQAGSVDSARETSKQLEIGFKSSGIDHCATSSDETGNRLEPEIQEDHSLRSKGYRVPKTQDCREDGSRKEIDVQCDVSSEKALPAEKKRQRKTKQRNEKPVQLKEDGASVLGFGKEQSQPDIIPPENSLGNQSRDVLCDVTIGKKTTTGKDVSQDTAAGNKNTTEEPCRSSASSMDNRSHSGIHMTNDAYKGTEVLGKHIGSRETTSKHGSLVVSNIAVEDASQSQPAAKKKRKFENISGLEDSLKENDNVTSKSAIASEFSLRDTQKSASAILYGSTAESTEEKKKKRKISPNSLHEVVAAAPSGRDVLQERSAVAASGSNDKNSGVEDNAASINEQGIQALTPPKLNGISQKGSFIDVNNTADAGNVENKSGEAEEGLDNRPPSVFKVPSEGVIDCVERVGEEMESLQRKDSELVTSEKTQLPGQDNRDRNDTEVIVKSELLDANGMVTPNNTSKKKKKTRKTKGSIGETLVESGAGHIKGSENGISLDEPHEAVHGEHASDKAKEEESNVSKKNGIDVSEKETESSHIVAKTDNLDRSEVGNLEQNGKPQENAESMKQNVIKKSKRKKSTMTKEIPNLKAEVQKVGHQVPTPTTHMLDKTSPIEQSNGKAVESDKGYGMETDSVPVRSKSKRIEPTKAPSHALEHTSISFGNPSENGCSNEADKNMEVSCEGNKDNFDNHQEPGLGQHEVATSKEVHAEVTRTNRADDKPKKKRTKLDVQSGPSPDLQSSLKSKENQGIDGKSEAGNSSSIQPQGSSSKGDDGKMFSKKVPKTGTKAPTPDKSDKMNSISKAARNHSGADVSGIDTRIGKKNDSSAVLNSKLEKSNNKPHQNKMDNKSQSGVNRNRVASRKPYGIDYGEVVNSPEKRKILATPRKIFKDDDSSGSSEDEGKDELSKASTQTPSDYSSSGYSDGESNADMSTPRSGKAGGRSVIKSCTSGIKDMNWDELAKSSSTFKKAKLTASQSQPEEDSEPIESVPDSQPVS; from the exons ATGAGGAAGGAGAACTTGAGTTTGGTCTCCCATACGGCGGAGGCCACGGTGTTCGTCGACACCAGCCTCGGTACCCACATCGCCGTCACCATCGACCCCAACGACACCGTTTCTGCACTCAAAA GGAAAATAGAACATGAACATCTATTGTGCTTTACTAGGGCGGGAAAAATCGAAGTTGAAGCTCTAAAG GTAAAACGCAAAGGATTCTTTTATCACCTATCAGATTCCATGGTTGTTAGAAATGCTTTCAGGGTCAACAATAACTGGTTTGTTTCTGCCGATGCTAAAGATGTTCGGGGGAAAAGATTGTCCAATTTTAATGATTCAATGCCATTGTTACTTGAGGGGAACAAGCGTGCAGAAGAGAAAGTTAATATTGCTGACCAGGCTGGTTCAGTTGATTCTGCTAGAGAAACTTCAAAACAATTGGAGATAGGGTTCAAGAGTTCTGGTATTGATCATTGTGCAACTTCATCTGATGAGACGGGGAATCGGCTGGAACCTGAAATACAGGAGGACCACAGCCTACGTAGCAAGGGGTACAGAGTTCCCAAAACACAAGATTGCAGGGAAGATGGCTCGAGGAAAGAAATTGATGTCCAATGCGACGTCTCTTCGGAAAAAGCTCTGCCTGCTGAAAAGAAAAGACAACGCAAGACTAAGCAGAGAAATGAAAAACCAGTTCAGTTAAAAGAAGACGGTGCTTCAGTTCTTGGATTTGGTAAAGAACAGTCGCAGCCAGATATTATACCACCTGAAAATTCATTAGGCAATCAGAGTAGAGATGTTCTATGTGACGTGACTATTGGAAAGAAAACTACTACTGGTAAAGATGTTTCACAGGATACAGCAGCTGGAAACAAAAACACTACAGAAGAACCTTGCAGGAGTTCGGCTTCTAGTATGGATAACAGGTCACATTCTGGAATTCATATGACAAATGATGCGTACAAGGGCACTGAAGTTCTTGGAAAACACATCGGGAGCAGGGAGACTACATCTAAGCATGGCAGTCTTGTGGTCTCCAATATAGCAGTGGAAGATGCTTCACAATCTCAGCCTGCTGCAAAGAAAAAGCGGAAGTTTGAAAACATATCTGGTCTTGAGGATTCACTGAAAGAAAATGATAACGTGACTTCCAAGTCAGCGATTGCATCTGAATTCTCTTTAAGGGACACACAGAAAAGTGCAAGTGCTATCTTATATGGTTCAACTGCTGAATCTacggaggagaagaagaaaaagagaaagattTCACCAAATTCTCTTCATGAAGTAGTTGCTGCAGCTCCTTCCGGAAGAGATGTTTTACAAGAGAGATCTGCTGTTGCTGCTTCAGGAAGTAATGATAAAAATTCAGGTGTAGAAGACAATGCTGCTTCTATTAATGAACAAGGTATACAAGCTTTAACGCCACCTAAACTCAATGGAATCTCTCAGAAGGGATCTTTTATAGATGTTAATAATACTGCCGATGCTGGCAATGTGGAAAACAAAAGTGGTGAGGCTGAAGAAGGATTGGACAACCGTCCTCCCTCTGTTTTCAAAGTTCCCAGTGAAGGTGTAATTGATTGCGTAGAAAGAGTCGGAGAGGAGATGGAATCATTACAGAGAAAGGATTCTGAATTGGTGACGTCTGAAAAGACACAGTTGCCTGGTCAGGATAACAGAGATAGGAATGATACAGAAGTCATTGTGAAATCTGAATTGTTGGATGCAAATGGAATGGTCACCCCTAATAACACTagtaagaagaaaaagaagaccaGAAAAACCAAGGGATCCATAGGAGAAACTTTGGTTGAATCAGGTGCAGGACACATTAAAGGTTCTGAGAATGGAATTTCGTTGGATGAACCTCATGAAGCTGTACATGGTGAACATGCTAGTGATAAAGCTAAGGAGGAGGAAAGTAATGTTTCTAAGAAAAATGGGATAGACGTATCAGAAAAAGAAACGGAGAGTTCTCATATCGTTGCGAAAACTGATAACCTTGATCGCAGTGAGGTGGGGAACCTGGAGCAAAATGGCAAACCTCAAGAAAATGCAGAAAGTATGAAGCAGAACGTCATAAAGAAATCTAAGAGGAAAAAGAGTACCATGACAAAAGAAATCCCAAATTTGAAAGCTGAAGTGCAAAAAGTCGGTCACCAGGTTCCAACACCGACAACTCATATGTTGGACAAAACAAGTCCCATTGAACAATCAAATGGGAAAGCTGTGGAATCTGATAAGGGTTATGGCATGGAAACTGATTCGGTCCCTGTTCGGTCAAAATCCAAGCGTATTGAGCCTACTAAAGCTCCTTCTCATGCACTAGAACACACTAGCATAAGTTTTGGGAACCCTTCTGAAAATGGATGCTCTAACGAGGCTGATAAGAACATGGAAGTTTCTTGTGAAGGCAATAAGGACAACTTTGACAACCATCAGGAACCTGGACTAGGCCAGCATGAAGTTGCTACCTCTAAAGAAGTGCACGCTGAGGTGACTAGAACAAACAGAGCAGATGATAAACCAAAAAAGAAGCGAACAAAGCTTGATGTACAAAGTGGTCCCTCGCCTGATCTGCAAAGTTCGCTCAAGTCTAAGGAGAACCAAGGGATCGATGGAAAGTCTGAAGCTGGCAACTCTAGCTCCATACAGCCGCAAGGATCATCATCCAAGGGTGACGATGGAAAAATGTTTTCGAAGAAAGTTCCTAAAACTGGGACCAAAGCCCCAACACCGGATAAGTCTGATAAGATGAATTCCATTTCTAAAGCAGCCCGAAATCACAGCGGTGCTGACGTTTCTGGTATTGATACTCGTATAGGGAAAAAGAATGATTCTTCAGCTGTATTGAATTCtaaattggaaaaatcaaacAATAAACCTCACCAAAATAAAATGGATAACAAGTCTCAATCAGGTGTGAACCGAAATCGTGTGGCCAGTCGAAAACCTTATGGTATTGATTATGGGGAAGTTGTAAACAGCCCAGAAAAGAGAAAGATCTTAGCTACACCAAGGAAAATTTTCAAGGATGATGACAGTAGTGGGAGTTCTGAAGATGAAGGTAAAGATGAACTTTCAAAGGCCAGCACCCAAACTCCATCAGATTATTCGTCATCTGGCTACTCAGATGGGGAAAGCAATGCAGATATGAGCACGCCAAGAAGCG GAAAGGCTGGTGGGAGAAGCGTGATAAAATCCTG CACTTCCGGCATAAAGGACATGAATTGGGATGAATTGGCCAAAAGTTCAAGCACATTCAAGAAGGCAAAACTTACAGCGTCTCAGTCACAACCGGAGGAGGACAGCGAGCCCATTGAATCCGTTCCCGACAGTCAGCCTGTATCATAG
- the LOC137730897 gene encoding very-long-chain 3-oxoacyl-CoA reductase 1-like: MGSYLLEHLKAQPVWVLVLFTLGSFSLLKLSLSFLQWVYVNFLRPAKNLKKYGSWALVTGPTDGIGKAFAFQLARKGLNLILVGRNPDKLKDVSDAVLAKYGKTQIKTVVVDFTGDLDDGVRRIRETIEGLDVGLLINNVGISYPYARFFHEVDSELLRNLIKVNVEGTTKVTQAVLPGMVQRKRGAIVNIGSGAAIVIPSDPLYAVYAATKAYIDQFSRCLYVEYKKSGIDVQCQVPLYVATKMASIRRSSFFVPSTDGYARAALRWIGYEPRCTPYWPHTLLWGLACSLPESVVDAWRLQFCLGIRKRGQQKDSSRKQA, from the exons ATGGGTTCCTACTTACTCGAGCACCTCAAGGCTCAGCCTGTCTGGGTTCTTGTGCTCTTCACTCTcggctctttctctctcctcaagctctctctctctttcctccaaTGGGTCTACGTCAATTTCCTTAGACCTGCCAAGAATCTCAAAAAGTACGGATCTTGGGCACTCGTCACCGGACCCACCGATGGCATTGGCAAGGCCTTCGCCTTCCAACTGGCTCGGAAGGGGCTCAATCTGATCTTGGTAGGTCGGAATCCGGACAAGCTCAAGGACGTCTCGGACGCTGTCCTGGCCAAGTACGGCAAAACCCAGATCAAGACCGTCGTGGTCGACTTCACCGGCGACCTCGACGACGGGGTCAGGCGCATTCGGGAGACGATTGAAGGGTTGGATGTGGGACTTTTGATTAACAACGTTGGGATTTCGTACCCGTATGCTCGGTTCTTTCATGAGGTGGATTCGGAGCTGCTGAGGAACTTGATTAAGGTTAATGTCGAAGGTACTACGAAGGTTACTCAGGCTGTTTTGCCGGGGATGGTGCAGCGGAAGAGAGGTGCTATTGTAAACATTGGTTCGGGTGCTGCGATTGTGATTCCCTCGGATCCTCTGTATGCTGTTTATGCAGCTACAAAAGC GTATATTGATCAGTTCTCTAGGTGCCTGTACGTTGAATACAAGAAAAGTGGGATTGACGTGCAGTGCCAG GTTCCATTGTACGTGGCAACCAAGATGGCATCTATCAGGAGGTCTTCCTTCTTTGTACCATCAACTGATGGTTATGCCCGCGCAGCTCTGCGCTGGATAGGCTATGAGCCTCGTTGCACTCCTTATTGGCCGCACACACTTCTTTGGGGTTTGGCATGCTCATTGCCGGAGTCTGTTGTTGACGCATGGCGTCTGCAATTTTGCCTGGGGATTCGGAAGAGAGGACAGCAGAAAGATTCTTCCCGGAAGCAGGCATAG